The Terriglobales bacterium genome includes a region encoding these proteins:
- a CDS encoding EutN/CcmL family microcompartment protein yields the protein MILGRVSGEVVATRKHPSHERRKILVVQPIHPDGSDRGEVILALDAVDAGVGDRVLVVQEGFAAMAAVNRPNSPIDMSIVGVIDSIEVHEEN from the coding sequence ATGATCCTGGGCCGCGTCAGCGGCGAAGTGGTGGCCACGCGCAAGCACCCGTCGCACGAGCGCCGCAAGATCCTGGTGGTCCAGCCCATCCATCCCGACGGCTCCGACCGCGGCGAGGTCATCCTCGCGCTCGACGCCGTGGACGCGGGCGTCGGCGACCGCGTGCTGGTCGTGCAGGAGGGCTTTGCCGCTATGGCCGCCGTCAACCGCCCTAACTCGCCGATTGATATGTCGATCGTCGGCGTGATCGACTCCATCGAAGTCCACGAAGAGAACTAA
- a CDS encoding TonB-dependent receptor plug domain-containing protein encodes MRSIQSFLVLLALTSCAAADVVVRVADPRAAVVAGAEVRIYPSAASEAAVGQQTSSEGVARFTALPDGEYRVEVRAAGFAPASKTVRIAGESNISISLKIAPLAQTVVVSATRTPVPVEESGAQVALLDASDIRNLQPVATSDALRYLPGAVVNQAGQRGGQASLFVRGGESRYNKVIIDGVPVNEPGGTFDFGVVPMTGIERMEFVRGAESVLYGSDAMTSVVQMWSATGRTPVPEIRFGADGGTFGTARGYASIAGARGRLDYNLFGQQDATQGQGQNDDYSNSIQGANVGVMLSPKVFLRLRTRHADSRSGVQGQWVFGGQQLLNPDIDAYARQNNFLGSAELTVTAPNHWQHRFTGYEYNHKGINQDSFLGGPSDRGCNLTDPLNLNFFDCFFSSPFKVNTAGFQYQADYSPRSWARTTFGYEFEDENGFFDSAFATFDFVNNAGPVIGTANAHGLRRNHSMFAQQAITYKRFTARAGFRYVHNEDFGGKVVPQAAFSVVARQGGDTFGPTRFTASYSQGFKEPRFEEVFGFTGTSATNPNLSLRPEQNRAFEAGVSQTLLTGRHSFSATYFNNLFRDQIQFDFLSSQYFNVAKSMAQGAELEWHSRLTPNLSATASYVHTSGQILLNPGGAPPFAAGDPLLRRPRNLGSLLLNYSGRHWGGSVAGSLVGRRFDSDFLFGLVPPQDHTAGYARVDLGAWYAVNRYAIVYANVENALNRRYEEVSGYPALKANFRAGMRFRFGGE; translated from the coding sequence GTGCGGTCCATCCAATCGTTTCTTGTTCTTCTTGCGCTGACCAGTTGCGCCGCCGCGGACGTCGTCGTCCGCGTGGCCGATCCGCGCGCTGCCGTCGTGGCCGGCGCGGAGGTCAGGATCTATCCTTCCGCGGCCTCGGAGGCGGCGGTCGGGCAGCAAACATCCAGCGAGGGCGTGGCGCGCTTCACGGCTCTGCCCGACGGCGAATACCGGGTGGAGGTGCGCGCGGCCGGATTTGCACCAGCGTCGAAGACGGTGCGCATCGCGGGAGAGAGCAACATATCCATCTCACTCAAGATCGCCCCGCTGGCGCAGACGGTGGTCGTAAGCGCCACGCGGACGCCGGTTCCCGTGGAGGAGAGCGGCGCGCAGGTGGCACTACTCGACGCGTCTGACATCCGAAACCTGCAGCCAGTGGCCACCAGCGACGCCCTGCGCTACCTGCCCGGAGCCGTGGTCAATCAGGCCGGCCAGCGTGGTGGGCAGGCCTCGCTGTTCGTGCGCGGCGGCGAGTCGCGCTACAACAAGGTCATCATCGACGGGGTGCCGGTGAACGAGCCCGGCGGCACCTTCGATTTCGGCGTCGTCCCCATGACCGGGATCGAACGGATGGAGTTCGTGCGCGGAGCGGAAAGCGTTCTCTACGGCTCCGATGCCATGACCAGCGTGGTGCAGATGTGGTCGGCGACCGGGCGCACGCCGGTGCCGGAGATCCGCTTCGGGGCTGACGGCGGCACCTTCGGCACCGCGCGTGGATATGCGTCGATTGCCGGCGCGCGCGGCCGCCTCGATTACAACCTCTTCGGCCAGCAGGACGCGACCCAAGGCCAGGGCCAAAACGACGACTACTCCAACTCGATCCAGGGCGCCAATGTCGGCGTCATGCTCTCGCCTAAGGTGTTCCTGCGCCTCCGCACCCGGCATGCCGACTCGCGCAGCGGCGTCCAGGGACAGTGGGTCTTCGGGGGGCAGCAGTTGCTCAACCCGGACATCGACGCCTACGCCCGGCAGAACAATTTCCTGGGCAGCGCCGAGCTGACCGTCACCGCCCCCAACCACTGGCAGCACCGCTTCACCGGATACGAGTACAACCACAAGGGAATCAACCAGGACAGCTTCCTGGGCGGGCCCTCCGACCGCGGCTGTAATCTCACCGACCCGCTCAATCTGAATTTCTTCGATTGCTTCTTCTCGTCGCCGTTCAAGGTGAACACCGCCGGCTTCCAATACCAGGCCGACTATTCGCCGCGGAGTTGGGCGCGCACGACCTTCGGCTACGAGTTCGAGGACGAGAACGGCTTTTTTGACTCCGCCTTCGCCACCTTTGATTTCGTGAATAACGCCGGGCCCGTGATCGGCACGGCGAATGCCCACGGCCTGCGCCGCAATCATTCCATGTTTGCGCAACAGGCCATCACGTATAAGCGGTTCACCGCGCGCGCCGGGTTCCGCTATGTCCACAATGAAGACTTCGGCGGGAAGGTGGTACCGCAGGCGGCGTTCTCGGTGGTAGCGCGCCAAGGCGGCGACACCTTCGGCCCGACGCGTTTCACTGCATCCTACTCGCAGGGCTTCAAGGAGCCGCGGTTCGAGGAAGTGTTCGGTTTTACCGGAACCTCCGCGACCAACCCGAATCTAAGCCTGCGGCCGGAGCAGAACCGCGCTTTCGAGGCGGGGGTGAGCCAGACACTCCTCACCGGCCGCCATTCGTTCTCGGCGACGTATTTCAACAATCTCTTCCGCGACCAGATCCAGTTCGATTTCTTGAGCAGTCAATACTTCAACGTGGCCAAGAGCATGGCGCAGGGCGCCGAGCTGGAATGGCACAGCCGGCTGACGCCGAACCTGTCGGCCACCGCGAGCTACGTGCACACCTCCGGCCAGATCCTCCTGAATCCCGGCGGGGCGCCGCCGTTCGCGGCCGGCGATCCGCTGCTGCGGCGTCCGCGGAACCTGGGCTCGCTGCTGCTGAACTACTCGGGACGTCACTGGGGCGGCAGCGTGGCGGGAAGCCTCGTGGGGCGGCGCTTCGACTCCGACTTCCTCTTCGGCCTGGTCCCGCCGCAGGACCACACGGCCGGATATGCGCGCGTGGACCTGGGCGCCTGGTATGCAGTCAACCGCTACGCAATCGTGTACGCCAACGTGGAGAACGCCCTCAATCGGCGTTACGAGGAGGTCTCGGGCTACCCGGCACTGAAGGCGAACTTCCGGGCGGGGATGAGGTTCCGCTTCGGCGGGGAATAG
- a CDS encoding lysophospholipid acyltransferase family protein, protein MATPAPAMATAEEEVPRFTLRQRLALWLVSWAGHLAIRLIGPTLRVTVSIEEGGPPTFFVRPAVYAFWHRCVFLATWWYRELEVAVMTSRSFDGEYIARIISQFGYRPVRGSSSRGAVSALIGMRKELEEGRSAAFTIDGPRGPKYVAKPGPVLLAQKTGLPIATFHFACADAWLLRSWDEFMIPKPFSRVLLRVGRLIQVPPDLDEAGQQRYHAEMQATLDRIRIYAEGHVSDRRED, encoded by the coding sequence GTGGCCACACCCGCGCCCGCGATGGCGACCGCCGAGGAAGAAGTCCCCCGGTTCACTCTGCGCCAGCGTCTCGCGCTGTGGCTGGTGAGCTGGGCGGGCCACTTGGCCATCCGGCTAATCGGGCCCACGCTGCGGGTCACCGTCTCCATCGAAGAGGGCGGCCCGCCCACGTTCTTCGTCCGTCCGGCGGTGTACGCGTTCTGGCATCGCTGCGTCTTTCTGGCGACCTGGTGGTACCGGGAGCTCGAGGTGGCGGTGATGACCAGCCGCAGCTTCGACGGCGAGTACATCGCGCGCATCATCTCGCAATTCGGATACCGGCCGGTGCGCGGCTCGAGTTCCAGAGGAGCGGTGAGCGCCCTGATCGGGATGCGCAAGGAACTGGAAGAGGGCCGCTCGGCCGCCTTCACCATCGACGGGCCGCGCGGCCCTAAGTACGTCGCCAAGCCTGGGCCAGTGCTGCTGGCGCAGAAGACCGGCCTTCCCATCGCCACCTTCCATTTTGCCTGCGCGGACGCCTGGCTGCTGAGGAGCTGGGATGAGTTCATGATCCCGAAGCCGTTCTCGCGGGTGCTGCTGCGGGTGGGCAGGCTGATTCAGGTGCCGCCGGACTTGGATGAAGCCGGACAACAGCGTTACCACGCCGAGATGCAGGCGACACTGGACCGCATCCGCATCTACGCGGAAGGGCACGTCTCCGATCGGCGAGAAGACTAA